A stretch of DNA from Glycine max cultivar Williams 82 chromosome 18, Glycine_max_v4.0, whole genome shotgun sequence:
tatattttgtttcatatatatacacaaatgGTCCTAAGAGAGAGAACAAATATCAATTCAAAAACATACTTTTcttacatatttttctttatacatattttttttcttatatacacAAAGGGTCTAAAAATTAGGCGAGAATCCACTGtagtaaacttttttaaaagcaaaaatcATTGTTTGTTAGAAGCCCTACCCCAagtcaaaaaaaaagaaggaaaaaaaaaaacgcacTAGCCGTTAGCGCCTGTCtggtttcaaattcaaaaccggCCTCATGCTTATGTCGTCTCCACCTCTTTTATTCATCCCTTCCTTTCACTTCTCCTTCAAACCACAATCCCAAACCAATAGCAAACAAACCAAACACGACATAAACGCAAATGCTAACTCCGACCACCGGAGTACCGAAGCGCCGGCCGCGATCTGGCCGGACGCCGCTTCAGCTCAAGAACACTCCTGCCGATCCCATTCATCCTTCCGCGAAgcccaagcccaagcccaagccGTATTTCGAGATTTCATTGATCGACAAAGAGAACAATCCGGTTGCCGCCGTCGCGGTTCTGGTGGCGCAGCCGCCGGAGACGTCGCTGGCGGAGGAGCTCAGCGCGgtcaagaagaagctggagAGAATGAGAGCGGACAAAGAAAAAACGGAGAAAATGCTGAACGAGAAACACGCAATACTGGACgcgaagatgaaggagatggaAGAGCGAGGTGAGATTCAGAAGAACCTCGAGATCGAGGTTGACCGGTTGTTCCGGTTGAAGGAACTCAAGTATCGCTGCATGGTTCGCGCAACAACTACATCACATTTTCTGTTCGATTCGTTTTTCAAGTTCGATTTCTCGATGctgatatttttattcattggaACAGAGAGTTTCTCCGATGAGAACGCTTAGGGAGAAGGAACAAGGAAAGATCGTGAACGAAGCGCCATCGCAATCGGAGGTAAGTGGATGTGgtgaatttaattttgtaattttttgcaTGCACTAATCGATTGAAGAGAGTGAGAATTTGAGAAATGTACCTTTGATTTGGCGTTGAGAAGGTGAAAACGGAGGAAACAGTGGCGTCGGAATCTGAATCGGAATCGGAATCGGAATCTGTTGGAGGCGAATGCCAAGTTCTGCAGAGTCCAGGTTCAGCTTGTTCACAAACTCATACTCCACATACAAAATCAGATAGTTGAAACTGAGTATCTTGATGGAATTTTCCATACATAATTGCtcgttatgtttgtttttttcttaaaaaaagtatgTAAATTTCACATTGCAATTAATTTGTAcctttatttcattattattactatttcttgttaagaaagaaaatggCTCAAAGTATTATATTGCCGATAAACTTGAGCATTCTTTGTAACTTTATTATACTTCTCTCGTGTTTTGCTATTGTTCGACGATCACAGCGTATATATGTaatttgaatgataaaaaaaatataaatggttTTGTTCCGAAAGCATTGATTCTTAGTGCAAAAAGGGAATTGTGaagtatttaaatttgaaaattgaaatctaTGCCTATAATGCAAGACATTTACCCATCCAAATAATGCAAGACATTTAATTGCAAGTTTTATAGATAGCTGCttttcacacacacaaaaaaaaaagtatacattTTATTGTTCAAATTCAAAGTAAAAAGTAAAGATATTTTCTAGAAATTCCGTTAATCTGGTGGAAAAGTTTATTTCCGGTTTCTGGTTTAAATTTAGGGAAGAGAGTTTTTTCCCCCCTCAAATTCTGTAAgt
This window harbors:
- the LOC100788775 gene encoding uncharacterized protein; this translates as MLTPTTGVPKRRPRSGRTPLQLKNTPADPIHPSAKPKPKPKPYFEISLIDKENNPVAAVAVLVAQPPETSLAEELSAVKKKLERMRADKEKTEKMLNEKHAILDAKMKEMEERGEIQKNLEIEVDRLFRLKELKYRCMRVSPMRTLREKEQGKIVNEAPSQSEVKTEETVASESESESESESVGGECQVLQSPGSACSQTHTPHTKSDS